One genomic segment of Rhinolophus sinicus isolate RSC01 linkage group LG11, ASM3656204v1, whole genome shotgun sequence includes these proteins:
- the KPTN gene encoding KICSTOR complex protein kaptin isoform X1, whose protein sequence is MGDETVAVQPCPLREDSFTRFSSQSNVYGLAGGAGGRGELLAATLKGKVLGFRYQDLRQKIRPVAKELQFNYIPVDAEIVSIDTFNKSPPKRGLVVGITFIKDSGDKGSPFLNIYCDYEPGSEYNLDSIAQSCLNLELQFTPFQLCHAEVQVGNQLETVFLLSGNDPAIHLYKENEGLHQFEEQPVENLFPELTNLTSSVLWLDVHNLPGTSRRLSALGCQSGYVRVAHVDQQSREILQMWTILQDGPISRVIVFSLSAPEETEDRPPREEYSVLVASMLEPAVVYRDLLRQGLEDQLILPGSDQFDSVLCGLVTDVDLDGRPEVLVATYGQELLCYKYCGREAGFRLLWHRSFPSPLLAMAHVDLTGDGLQELAVVSLKGVHILQHSLIQASELVLTRLRHQVEQKRHQPQRLEDRVGPACAETPAS, encoded by the exons ATGGGGGATGAGACCGTGGCCGTACAGCCTTGCCCGCTGCGCGAGGACAGCTTCACGCGCTTCTCGTCCCAGAGCAATGTGTACGGGCTGGCAGGCGGCGCGGGCGGTCGCGGGGAGCTGTTGGCCGCCACCCTTAAAGGCAAGGTGCTGGGCTTCCGCTACCAAGACCTCCGACAGAAAATCCGGCCGGTGGCCAAGGAGCTGCAGTTCAATTACATTCCCG TGGATGCCGAGATTGTCTCCATCGACACCTTCAACAAGTCGCCCCCAAAGCGGGGTCTGGTTGTGGGGATCACATTCATCAAG GATTCAGGGGACAAAGGCAGCCCCTTCCTTAACATTTACTGTGACTACGAGCCTGGCTCAGAATACAACCTTGACTCCATTGCCC AGAGCTGCCTGAACCTGGAGCTCCAGTTCACTCCTTTCCAGCTGTGCCATGCAGA GGTCCAGGTCGGTAATCAACTGGAGACCGTGTTTCTCCTGAGTGGGAATGACCCGGCCATTCATCTCTACAAGGAG AACGAGGGGCTGCATCAGTTTGAGGAACAGCCCGTGGAAAACCTCTTCCCAGAGCTCACGAACCTGACCAGTAG CGTCCTCTGGCTTGATGTCCACAACCTCCCTGGCACATCTCGGCGACTCTCAGCTCTTGGCTGTCAGAGTGGCTATGTCCGTGTCGCCCATGTGGACCAACAGAGTCGAG agattttgcagatgtggaCAATCCTGCAGGACGGCCCCATCTCCCGAGTGATCGTGTTCAGCCTCTCAGCCCCCGAGG AGACCGAGGACAGGCCACCAAGGGAAGAGTACAGCGTGCTGGTGGCCAGCATGTTGGAGCCAGCAGTGGTGTACCG GGACCTGCTGCGCCAGGGCCTTGAGGACCAGCTTATCCTGCCTGGCAGCGACCAGTTCGACAGCGTCCTCTGTGGTCTGGTCACCGATGTGGATTTGGATGGGCGGCCAGAAGTCCTGGTGGCCACCTACGGACAG GAGCTGCTCTGTTACAAGTACTGCGGCCGGGAGGCCGGGTTCCGCCTGCTGTGGCACAGGAGCTTCCCCAGCCCGCTGCTGGCCATGGCTCACGTGGACCTGACCGGGGACGGGCTGCAGGAGCTCGCGGTGGTCTCCCTGAAGGGCGTGCACATCCTGCAG CACAGCCTGATCCAGGCCTCAGAGCTGGTCCTGACACGGCTTCGTCATCAAGTGGAGCAGAAGAGACATCAGCCACAAAGGCTGGAGGACAGGGTGGGCCCAGCGTGTGCTGAGACCCCAGCCTCCTGA
- the KPTN gene encoding KICSTOR complex protein kaptin isoform X2, with protein MRPWPYSLARCARTASRASRPRAMCTGWQAARAVAGSCWPPPLKARCWASATKTSDRKSGRWPRSCSSITFPDSGDKGSPFLNIYCDYEPGSEYNLDSIAQSCLNLELQFTPFQLCHAEVQVGNQLETVFLLSGNDPAIHLYKENEGLHQFEEQPVENLFPELTNLTSSVLWLDVHNLPGTSRRLSALGCQSGYVRVAHVDQQSREILQMWTILQDGPISRVIVFSLSAPEETEDRPPREEYSVLVASMLEPAVVYRDLLRQGLEDQLILPGSDQFDSVLCGLVTDVDLDGRPEVLVATYGQELLCYKYCGREAGFRLLWHRSFPSPLLAMAHVDLTGDGLQELAVVSLKGVHILQHSLIQASELVLTRLRHQVEQKRHQPQRLEDRVGPACAETPAS; from the exons ATGAGACCGTGGCCGTACAGCCTTGCCCGCTGCGCGAGGACAGCTTCACGCGCTTCTCGTCCCAGAGCAATGTGTACGGGCTGGCAGGCGGCGCGGGCGGTCGCGGGGAGCTGTTGGCCGCCACCCTTAAAGGCAAGGTGCTGGGCTTCCGCTACCAAGACCTCCGACAGAAAATCCGGCCGGTGGCCAAGGAGCTGCAGTTCAATTACATTCCCG GATTCAGGGGACAAAGGCAGCCCCTTCCTTAACATTTACTGTGACTACGAGCCTGGCTCAGAATACAACCTTGACTCCATTGCCC AGAGCTGCCTGAACCTGGAGCTCCAGTTCACTCCTTTCCAGCTGTGCCATGCAGA GGTCCAGGTCGGTAATCAACTGGAGACCGTGTTTCTCCTGAGTGGGAATGACCCGGCCATTCATCTCTACAAGGAG AACGAGGGGCTGCATCAGTTTGAGGAACAGCCCGTGGAAAACCTCTTCCCAGAGCTCACGAACCTGACCAGTAG CGTCCTCTGGCTTGATGTCCACAACCTCCCTGGCACATCTCGGCGACTCTCAGCTCTTGGCTGTCAGAGTGGCTATGTCCGTGTCGCCCATGTGGACCAACAGAGTCGAG agattttgcagatgtggaCAATCCTGCAGGACGGCCCCATCTCCCGAGTGATCGTGTTCAGCCTCTCAGCCCCCGAGG AGACCGAGGACAGGCCACCAAGGGAAGAGTACAGCGTGCTGGTGGCCAGCATGTTGGAGCCAGCAGTGGTGTACCG GGACCTGCTGCGCCAGGGCCTTGAGGACCAGCTTATCCTGCCTGGCAGCGACCAGTTCGACAGCGTCCTCTGTGGTCTGGTCACCGATGTGGATTTGGATGGGCGGCCAGAAGTCCTGGTGGCCACCTACGGACAG GAGCTGCTCTGTTACAAGTACTGCGGCCGGGAGGCCGGGTTCCGCCTGCTGTGGCACAGGAGCTTCCCCAGCCCGCTGCTGGCCATGGCTCACGTGGACCTGACCGGGGACGGGCTGCAGGAGCTCGCGGTGGTCTCCCTGAAGGGCGTGCACATCCTGCAG CACAGCCTGATCCAGGCCTCAGAGCTGGTCCTGACACGGCTTCGTCATCAAGTGGAGCAGAAGAGACATCAGCCACAAAGGCTGGAGGACAGGGTGGGCCCAGCGTGTGCTGAGACCCCAGCCTCCTGA